The following are from one region of the Geoalkalibacter subterraneus genome:
- the tnpA gene encoding IS200/IS605 family transposase: MSSRFRKLSHSIWHCQYHIVWVPKYRFRILQGKVKEAVESGIHAICGYSGCEVVELNVQPDHVHLVVMIPPKVSISNFLGRLKGQTSMKLFQQFRHLRKKPYWGNHFWAKGYCVDTVGMDADMIRKYVRYQDKQERQMEQLQLGD, translated from the coding sequence GTGAGCAGCCGATTTCGTAAGTTATCACACTCGATATGGCACTGCCAGTATCACATCGTTTGGGTCCCAAAGTACCGGTTTCGGATTTTGCAGGGAAAAGTGAAAGAGGCCGTTGAATCAGGTATTCATGCGATATGTGGCTATTCCGGTTGTGAAGTCGTGGAGTTGAATGTTCAGCCCGATCATGTCCATCTGGTTGTGATGATCCCGCCCAAGGTGTCGATCTCGAACTTTCTGGGGCGGTTAAAAGGGCAGACGTCGATGAAACTGTTTCAGCAGTTTCGGCATTTGCGGAAGAAACCCTATTGGGGCAACCACTTTTGGGCCAAGGGCTATTGCGTTGATACCGTCGGCATGGATGCGGACATGATACGCAAGTATGTCCGCTATCAGGACAAGCAAGAGCGGCAAATGGAGCAACTTCAGTTGGGAGATTGA